One Purpureocillium takamizusanense chromosome 1, complete sequence genomic window carries:
- a CDS encoding uncharacterized protein (EggNog:ENOG503NXB1~COG:E~COG:H) yields the protein MAKWCFNLGISLKRVEVIEDDESEIVEAVRRMSDRYDFVVTSGGIGPTHDDITYQSIAKAFHLPLKLHRESFDRMKRMSKPHPSQPNFSWDVDSPALKAKLRMVELPTDEARDLSSQFLFPVEELWVPVSIVNGNVHILPGVPKLFVKLLDGLKPHVIPRLVDPEAKGAVRILISTPLAESEVAAFLTQLAAKVEPKGVKVGSYPRWGQSRNTVTLVGRDRAYLESLVAEVEENVRGRRVAAEGEDDEPGSETDKDA from the exons ATGGCCAAGTGGTGCTTCAACCTGGGGATA AGCCTGAAACGGGTCGAGGtcatcgaggacgacgagagcgaaatcgtcgaggccgtccgtcGCATGAGTGACCGCTACGACTTTGTCGTGACAAG CGGCGGCATCGGACCAAC TCATGACGACATTACCTACCAGTCCATCGCCAAGGCCTTCCACCTGCCCCTCAAGCTGCATCGGGAATCCTTCGACCGGATGAAGCGCATGTCCAAGCCGCACCCCTCGCAGCCCAACTTCAGCTGGGACGTCGACTCGCCcgccctcaaggccaagctgcgcATGGTCGAGCTGCCcaccgacgaggcccgcgacCTCAGCTCCCAGTTCCTGTTCCCGGTCGAGGAGCTCTGGGTCCCCGTGTCCATCGTCAACGGGAACGTGCACATCCTGCCCGGCGTGCCCAAACTGT TCGTCAAACTGCTAGACGGCCTGAAGCCCCACGTCAtcccgcgcctcgtcgatcccgaggccaagggcgcGGTCCGCATCCTGATATCGACCCCGCTGGCCGAGAGCGAAGTCGCCGCCTTCCTGACCCAGCTGGCCGCCAAGGTCGAGCccaagggcgtcaaggtcggCAGCTACCCGCGCTGGGGCCAATCGCGAAACACCGTCACCCTCGTCGGCAG GGACCGGGCCTACTTGGAGAGCCTCGTCgcggaggtggaggagaacgtccgggggaggcgggtcgcggccgagggcgaggacgacgagcccggaTCTGAGACGGACAAGGATGCGTGA
- a CDS encoding uncharacterized protein (EggNog:ENOG503NXB1~COG:E~COG:H), whose translation MRAAPTSVNAPPSLSRRRPQLARLINTLLLYLQPSRSTADRKTERPDRQGSPRRARFRFGASSYQPQRRRRRRRRRKALPRRQMLARLSQVARHVSGGPTTRSFFVSQSLRHQRPSSAVIAAAAIMADERRTRTIHTAACLIIGDEVLGGKTVDVSRAQQQQQQGVEPSHDMT comes from the exons ATGAGAGCTGCGCCAACGTCAGTCAATGCCCCCCCATCTttgtcccgccgccgccctcaactCGCGCGCTTAATAAACACACTTTTGCTGTACCTCCAACCGTCCCGCTCAACGGCAGACAGAAAGACAGAACGACCAGACAGGCAaggcagcccgcgccgcgcacggTTTCGGTTCGGTGCATCGTCATACCAaccacaacgacgacgacgacgacgacgacgacgaaaagcTCTGCCCCGCCGTCAAATGCTCGCACGCCTGTCGCAAGTCGCCAGACACGTATCCGGCGGCCCAACGACGAGGTCGTTTTTCGTTTCTCAGTCTCTGCGGCATCAGCGACCCTCGTCGGCAGtcatcgctgccgccgccatcatggccgacgagcgcAGGACGCGCACCATCCACACGGCGGCGTGCCTGATTATCGGGGATGAGGTCCTGGGAGGCAAG ACGGTGGACGTGAGTCgcgcacagcagcagcagcagcaaggcgtCGAGCCGAgccatgacatgacatga
- the CTU2 gene encoding Cytoplasmic tRNA 2-thiolation protein 2 (COG:J~EggNog:ENOG503P096), with the protein MAEAKQPAPRPCKRCKATPAPYILRNDPTCRDCYVDYVEAKAGRRLGAVARETRTSAAPAPRRYLAGLSFGASSAVMARVLDGSAKFHSSAKKGSAAAAFEALVVHVDTDLGFDPASSSPSPSPSPRHEEASSSSSPTSPSPTSTSPPPQNCSPAAARLLDRYRARFPNVSFACVHLSRALRLRTVDWAALLPPSQQQRGGERGRDVSPDHDDNGSSSTGISDSERLRRFFDALPSATARADATRLLVRHILLDMALAGSYSALLLGHSTTALAALTLAEVANGRGFSVPWQVNDGPYPVRTYDEPGSGGSSGSSSSSKAEERDTATAEMATATTTAETTTVTQQHVPIFYPMREVFGAEIAQYLELSPELGELVTAAAAAALAPSTTTTTTSAATNGGGSIVSHKDLSIADVMSRYFAGVEGPYEGIVANVVRTTGKLERAGAAGAGPCGLCGMTLDERGDERWAGELGDDDSDGNDDSDGDRRGGGDRKARLCYGCKRSVHG; encoded by the exons atggccgaaGCGAAGCAGCCGGCCCCGCGGCCGTGCAAGCGCTGcaaggcgacgcccgcgccgtaTATCCTCCGCAACGACCCGACCTGCCG gGACTGCTACGTCGACtacgtcgaggccaaggccggccgccgtctcggggccgtcgcccgcgagacgcgcacgtcggccgccccggccccgcgccgctacctcgccggcctctcctttggcgcctcgtcggccgtcatggcccgcgtcctcgacgggaGCGCAAAGTTCCACTCGTCGGCCAAGAagggctccgccgccgccgcctttgaggccctcgtcgtccacgtcgacaCGGACCTCGGTTTCGAtcctgcttcttcttctccttctccttctccttctcctcgtcatGAAGaggcgtcatcgtcatcatcaccaacctCACCTTCACCAACGTCAACGTCACCTCCTCCGCAGaactgctcgcccgccgccgcccgcctacTCGACCGGTACCGCGCCCGGTTCCCCAACGTGTCGTTTGCGTGCGTCCACCTGAGCAGGGCGCTGCGTCTACGGACCGTGGACTGGGCGGCGCTCCTACCCCCAtcacaacaacaacgaggaggagaacgaGGACGGGATGTGTCGCCCGATCACGACGAcaatggcagcagcagcacaggcATCAGCGACTCGGAGCGGCTGCGTCGTTTCTTTGACGcgctgccctcggcgacggctcgcgCTGATGCGACGCGCCTGCTGGTGCGCCACATCCTGCTCGAcatggccctcgccgggTCCTACTcagcgctgctcctcggccacagcaccacggcgctcgcggccctgacgctcgccgaggtggccaaCGGGCGGGGCTTCTCCGTGCCGTGGCAGGTCAACGACGGGCCGTACCCGGTGCGCACGTACGATGAgcctggcagcggcggcagcagcggcagcagcagcagcagcaaggcagAGGAGCGAGACACGGCGACCGCcgagatggcgacggcgacgacgacggccgagacgacgacggtcacgcagcagcacgtcccCATCTTCTACCCCATGCGCGAGGTATTCGGCGCCGAGATCGCGCAGTACCTGGAGCTGTCAcccgagctcggcgagctcgtaaccgccgccgccgccgccgccctcgcccccagcaccaccaccaccaccacgtcaGCAGCaaccaacggcggcggcagcatcgtgtCGCACAAGGACCTGAGCATCGCCGATGTCATGAGCCGGTACtttgccggcgtcgagggcccctacgagggcatcgtggccaACGTGGTGCGCACGACGGGCAAGCTCGAgagggccggggcggccggggcggggcCGTGCGGGCTGTGCGGCATGACGTTGGACGAGCGGGGGGACGAGCGCTGGGCGGGGGAGCTGGGAGATGATGACAGCGATGGCAACGATGATAGTGACGGCGACCGTCGAGGGGGTGGCGACCGGAAGGCACGCTTGTGCTACGGGTGCAAGCGATCCGTCCATGGGTAG
- the OAC1 gene encoding Mitochondrial oxaloacetate carrier protein (EggNog:ENOG503NV90~BUSCO:EOG09263OCO~COG:C) — MSTTLGAFVAGGIAACGAVTATHPFETVKIRMQLQGELQSKGHQPHHYRGPIHGVGVIVKHEGVRGIYRGLGCAYIYQVLLNGCRLGFYDPLRKGISSVFLSNENAQNLAVNMFCGAFSGIIGAAAGSPFFLVKTRLQSYSPFRPVGTQHQYRNAIDGLSQIYRAEGVRGLYRGVGAAMIRTGFGSSVQLPTYFFAKRRLVRHAGMEEGPALHLASSTVSGFVVCCFMHPPDTIMSRLYNQNGNLYKGVFDCLGKTIRTEGFFAIYKGFLPHLARILPHTILTLSLAEQTNKLMRKFEGRVLPMLDKA; from the exons atgtcgacgacgctggg cgccttcgtcgccggcggcatcgcggcctgcggcgccgtgaCGGCCACTCACCCATTCGAAACCGTCAAGATTCG CATGCAATTACAAGGCGAGCTCCAGTCCAAGGGCCACCAACCGCATCACTACCGCGGCCCGATacacggcgtcggcgtcatcgtcaagcATGAGGGCGTGCGGGGCATATACCGAGGCCTGGGATGCGCCTACATCTACCAGGTGCTCCTCAACGGCTGCCGCTTGGGCTTCTACGACCCCCTGCGCAAGGGAATCTCGTCCGTCTTCCTCAGCAACGAGAACGCGCAGAATCTCGCCGTCAATATGTTCTGCGGCGCCTTCtccggcatcatcggcgccgccgccggcagccccttcttcctcgtcaagACCCGCCTCCAGAGCTACTCGCCCTTCCGACCCGTCGGCACGCAGCACCAGTACCGGAATGCCATCGACGGCCTGTCGCAGATTTATCGCGCCGAGGGTGTGCGCGGCCTGtaccgcggcgtcggcgccgccatgatcaGGACAGGCTTCGGCAGCTCGGTCCAGCTGCCGACCTACTTCTTCGCCAAGCGCCGTCTGGTCCGCCACGCTGGTATGGAGGAGGGCCCGGCCCTGCACCTCGCGAGCAGCACCGTcagcggcttcgtcgtctgctgctTCATGCACCCGCCGG ACACAATCATGTCCCGCCTGTACAACCAGAACGGCAACCTGTACAAGGGCGTCTTCGACTGCCTGGGCAAGACGATCCGCACCGAGGGCTTTTTCGCCATCTACAAGGGCTTCCTGCCGCACCTCGCCCGGATATTGCCGCACACGATCCTGACGCTgtcgctcgccgagcagaCCAACAAGCTCATGCGAAAGTTTGAGGGACGCGTCCTGCCGATGCTTGACAAGGCGTAG
- the OAC1 gene encoding Mitochondrial oxaloacetate carrier protein, variant 2 (EggNog:ENOG503NV90~COG:C~TransMembrane:1 (o78-102i)), producing MQLQGELQSKGHQPHHYRGPIHGVGVIVKHEGVRGIYRGLGCAYIYQVLLNGCRLGFYDPLRKGISSVFLSNENAQNLAVNMFCGAFSGIIGAAAGSPFFLVKTRLQSYSPFRPVGTQHQYRNAIDGLSQIYRAEGVRGLYRGVGAAMIRTGFGSSVQLPTYFFAKRRLVRHAGMEEGPALHLASSTVSGFVVCCFMHPPDTIMSRLYNQNGNLYKGVFDCLGKTIRTEGFFAIYKGFLPHLARILPHTILTLSLAEQTNKLMRKFEGRVLPMLDKA from the exons ATGCAATTACAAGGCGAGCTCCAGTCCAAGGGCCACCAACCGCATCACTACCGCGGCCCGATacacggcgtcggcgtcatcgtcaagcATGAGGGCGTGCGGGGCATATACCGAGGCCTGGGATGCGCCTACATCTACCAGGTGCTCCTCAACGGCTGCCGCTTGGGCTTCTACGACCCCCTGCGCAAGGGAATCTCGTCCGTCTTCCTCAGCAACGAGAACGCGCAGAATCTCGCCGTCAATATGTTCTGCGGCGCCTTCtccggcatcatcggcgccgccgccggcagccccttcttcctcgtcaagACCCGCCTCCAGAGCTACTCGCCCTTCCGACCCGTCGGCACGCAGCACCAGTACCGGAATGCCATCGACGGCCTGTCGCAGATTTATCGCGCCGAGGGTGTGCGCGGCCTGtaccgcggcgtcggcgccgccatgatcaGGACAGGCTTCGGCAGCTCGGTCCAGCTGCCGACCTACTTCTTCGCCAAGCGCCGTCTGGTCCGCCACGCTGGTATGGAGGAGGGCCCGGCCCTGCACCTCGCGAGCAGCACCGTcagcggcttcgtcgtctgctgctTCATGCACCCGCCGG ACACAATCATGTCCCGCCTGTACAACCAGAACGGCAACCTGTACAAGGGCGTCTTCGACTGCCTGGGCAAGACGATCCGCACCGAGGGCTTTTTCGCCATCTACAAGGGCTTCCTGCCGCACCTCGCCCGGATATTGCCGCACACGATCCTGACGCTgtcgctcgccgagcagaCCAACAAGCTCATGCGAAAGTTTGAGGGACGCGTCCTGCCGATGCTTGACAAGGCGTAG
- a CDS encoding uncharacterized protein (EggNog:ENOG503NWRZ~COG:A~COG:B~COG:O): protein MSSTPMDLDRPERGANGLNIQRTLGGNPSVSNLSDVMSTFRPTKLLRRDDIKDGRPQPYVLSIDYDDDGELLMTSASDETIQIYNVREGRHEKSLLSKKYGVKLAKFTHTSSSIIYASTKQNNAIRYLATHDNSFIRYFEGHEGTVTCLAVHPGSDNFISCSHDNTVRLWDTQTKHWQGQLQLRNPSLAAYDPSGTVFAVACPSSGTILLYDVRNYDKAPFTTIDIMEQCRAIDTQYLAKGWTKLDFSNDGKSLLLGTKGSGHLLLDAFEGSLKAYLHKPSGGTRRQAPGETAGLANGTAATDPGNFDSSGDCCFAPDGRFVISGTRQDVLVWDTLSHPPENRILEPTWTLPDKREAAVVAFNPRFNFFATADQDLVFWLPDPHS from the exons ATGTCCTCAACGCCAATGGACCTCGATCGGcccgagcgcggcgccaaTGGACTCAATATCCAGAGGACACTCGGCGGCAACCCGTCTGTCTCGAATCTCAGCGATGTCATGTCGACGTTTCGGCCCACAAAG ctgctgcggcgcgacgacatcaaggacGGACGCCCTCAGCCCTATGTCCTGTCTATAGActacgacgatgatggcgagctTCTCATGACATCAGCCAGCGACGAGACAATCCAGATCTACAATGTTCGCGAGGGCCGACACGAGAAGAGCCTCCTCAGCAAAAAGTACGGCGTCAAGCTGGCCAAGTTTACGCACACGAGCTCGAGTATAATATACGCTAGCACCAAGCAAAACA ACGCCATTCGCTATCTCGCCACGCATGATAACTCCTTCATTCGTTACTTTGAGGGCCACGAGGGCACCGTCACCTGCCTCGCGGTACATCCCGGCAGCGACAACTTCATCTCATGCTCCCACGACAACACGGTGCGCCTTTGGGACACGCAGACCAAGCACTGGCAAGGCCAGCTGCAACTGCGGAATCCTTCCCTCGCCGCCTACGACCCCTCCGGGACCGTCTTTGCCGTTGCTTGCCCGAGCAGCGGAACCATACTCCTCTACGACGTGCGAAACTACGACAAGGCGCCCTTCACCACCATCGACATCATGGAGCAGTGCCGCGCCATTGACACGCAATATCTGGCTAAGGGGTGGACCAAACTCGACTTCTCCAACGACGGAAAGTCTCTACTTCTCGGCACGAAGGGCAGCGGACACCTGCTGCTCGATGCCTTCGAAGGCTCTCTCAAGGCGTACCTGCACAAGCCCTCGGGGGGCACGAGGCGGCAGGCTCCTGGGGAGACGGCAGGTCTGGCTAatggcaccgccgccactgacCCAGGCAACTTTGATAGCAGCGGCGACTGCTGCTTCGCTCCAGATGGGCGTTTCGTCATCAGCGGCACCCGGCAGGACGTGCTCGTCTGGGACACGTTGAGCCACCCGCCCGAAAACAGAATACTCGAACCGACGTGGACCCTGCCGGACAAGCgggaggccgccgtcgttgcttTCAACCCCCGCTTCAACTTCTTCGCCACAGCAGATCAGGACCTGGTCTTTTGGTTGCCGGACCCCCATAGTTAG
- a CDS encoding uncharacterized protein (EggNog:ENOG503NWRZ~COG:A~COG:B~COG:O), translating into MTSASDETIQIYNVREGRHEKSLLSKKYGVKLAKFTHTSSSIIYASTKQNNAIRYLATHDNSFIRYFEGHEGTVTCLAVHPGSDNFISCSHDNTVRLWDTQTKHWQGQLQLRNPSLAAYDPSGTVFAVACPSSGTILLYDVRNYDKAPFTTIDIMEQCRAIDTQYLAKGWTKLDFSNDGKSLLLGTKGSGHLLLDAFEGSLKAYLHKPSGGTRRQAPGETAGLANGTAATDPGNFDSSGDCCFAPDGRFVISGTRQDVLVWDTLSHPPENRILEPTWTLPDKREAAVVAFNPRFNFFATADQDLVFWLPDPHS; encoded by the exons ATGACATCAGCCAGCGACGAGACAATCCAGATCTACAATGTTCGCGAGGGCCGACACGAGAAGAGCCTCCTCAGCAAAAAGTACGGCGTCAAGCTGGCCAAGTTTACGCACACGAGCTCGAGTATAATATACGCTAGCACCAAGCAAAACA ACGCCATTCGCTATCTCGCCACGCATGATAACTCCTTCATTCGTTACTTTGAGGGCCACGAGGGCACCGTCACCTGCCTCGCGGTACATCCCGGCAGCGACAACTTCATCTCATGCTCCCACGACAACACGGTGCGCCTTTGGGACACGCAGACCAAGCACTGGCAAGGCCAGCTGCAACTGCGGAATCCTTCCCTCGCCGCCTACGACCCCTCCGGGACCGTCTTTGCCGTTGCTTGCCCGAGCAGCGGAACCATACTCCTCTACGACGTGCGAAACTACGACAAGGCGCCCTTCACCACCATCGACATCATGGAGCAGTGCCGCGCCATTGACACGCAATATCTGGCTAAGGGGTGGACCAAACTCGACTTCTCCAACGACGGAAAGTCTCTACTTCTCGGCACGAAGGGCAGCGGACACCTGCTGCTCGATGCCTTCGAAGGCTCTCTCAAGGCGTACCTGCACAAGCCCTCGGGGGGCACGAGGCGGCAGGCTCCTGGGGAGACGGCAGGTCTGGCTAatggcaccgccgccactgacCCAGGCAACTTTGATAGCAGCGGCGACTGCTGCTTCGCTCCAGATGGGCGTTTCGTCATCAGCGGCACCCGGCAGGACGTGCTCGTCTGGGACACGTTGAGCCACCCGCCCGAAAACAGAATACTCGAACCGACGTGGACCCTGCCGGACAAGCgggaggccgccgtcgttgcttTCAACCCCCGCTTCAACTTCTTCGCCACAGCAGATCAGGACCTGGTCTTTTGGTTGCCGGACCCCCATAGTTAG
- a CDS encoding uncharacterized protein (COG:S~EggNog:ENOG503P556): protein MPYFETIQEWLDQSSLLLEARPTTTRVTTKYSIKPVKPRAAKPKDQQQNQEQQQQQDEQKQAGGGGDSTKAAAAAAAAAAGTSSSTKPPRGSLVFKTYDPVSGTTLKYRTTKAQEVSRLMGAALGRLGKGMAALPAETTDEAMPDAAAAASGAGGRGGGDEAAGKAGSSGPATPALQPQQQPQGGAGGGKKKKRSKR from the exons ATGCCTTACTTCGAGACGATCCAAGAATGGCTCGACcagtcgtcgctgctgcttgaGGCGCGGCCCACCACC ACGCGCGTGACCACGAAATACTCCATCAAGCCCGTCaagccccgcgccgcgaaACCCAAAGACCAGCAACAAAAtcaagaacaacaacaacaacaagacgAACAAAAAcaagcaggaggaggaggagactcCACGAaagccgcagcagcagcagcagcggcggcggcgggcaccagcagctccaccaagcccccgcgcggcagcctcgtcTTCAAGACGTACGACCCCGTCAGCGGCACCACGCTCAAGTACCGTACCACAAAGGCCCAGGAGGTCTCCCGGCTgatgggcgccgccctcgggcgccTGGGAAAGGGTatggctgccctgcctgccgaGACCACCGATGAGGCCATGCctgatgctgccgccgcggcttctGGGGCGggaggacggggaggaggcgacgaggccgccggcaaggcTGGGTCGTCCgggcccgcgacgccggcgctgcagccgcaacagcagccgcagggGGGTGCCGGCgggggcaagaagaagaaaaggagCAAGAGGTAA
- the RNR2 gene encoding Ribonucleoside-diphosphate reductase (COG:F~TransMembrane:1 (o236-257i)~EggNog:ENOG503NW0V), whose protein sequence is MAAQITPSKQAASAIESFKMESPVKKLDFADKENQPLDDATVSALADQVDATHKPSVDETKKLEEKTAVAPGIKPEEADEPLLQENPQRFVLFPIKYHEIWQMYKKAEASFWTAEEIDLSKDLHDWNNRLNDDEKYFISHILAFFAASDGIVNENLVERFSGEVQIPEARCFYGFQIMMENIHSETYSLLIDTYIKEHAQRTYLFNAIDTIPCIRKKADWAIRWINDKESTFGQRLIAFAAVEGIFFSGAFASIFWLKKRGLMPGLTFSNELISRDEGLHTDFACLLHSHLKNRPSKELIAEIITDAVRIEQEFLTEALPCALLGMNSNLMKQYIEFVADRLLVALGNEKIYKSTNPFDFMENISLGGKTNFFEKRVGEYQKAGVMASTSKKNEDASATGDSKVEGGDFSFDDDF, encoded by the exons ATGGCAGCCCAGATCACCCCTTCGAAGCAG GCGGCTTCCGCCATTGAGTCTTTCAAGATGGAGTCTCCCGTCAAGAAGCTGGACTTCGCCGACAAAGAGAACCAGCCCCTGGACGATGCCACCGtctccgccctcgccgaccaggTCGACGCCACCCACAAGCCCTCGGTCGACGAGaccaagaagctcgaggagaagaCTGCCGTGGCCCCCGGCATCAAGCctgaggaggccgacgagcctCTTCTGCAAGAGAATCCTCAGCGATTTGTTCTCTTCCCCATCAAGTATCACGAG ATTTGGCAAATGTacaagaaggccgaggcctCTTTCTGGACTGCCGAGGAGATTGACCTCTCCAAGGATCTACACGACTGGAACAACCGCCTGAATGATGATGAGAAGTACTTCATCTCTCACATCCTGGCTttcttcgccgcctcggATGGCATTGTCAACGAGAACCTCGTTGAGCGCTTCAGCGGCGAAGTGCAGATTCCCGAGGCTCGCTGCTTCTACGGTTTCCAGATCATGATGGAGAATATCCACTCTGAGACCTACTCGCTCCTGATCGACACCTACATCAAGGAGCACGCGCAGCGAACATATCTGTTCAACGCCATTGACACGA TTCCCTGCATCCGCAAGAAGGCCGACTGGGCCATCCGGTGGATCAATGACAAGGAGTCAACCTTTGGCCAGCGCCTCAtcgcctttgccgccgtcgagggtaTCTTCTTCAGCGGTGCCTTCGCCTCCATCTTCTGGCTCAAGAAGCGCGGCCTTATGCCCGGCTTGACCTTCTCCAATGAGCTCATCTCtcgcgacgagggcctgcacACGGACTTTGCCTGCCTCCTGCACTCACATCTGAAGAATCGCCCGAGCAAGGAGCTCATTGCGGAGATCATCACCGATGCCGTCAGAATTGAGCAGGAGTTCCTGACGGAGGCTCTGCCCTGCGCTCTCCTGGGCATGAACTCCAACCTCATGAAGCAGTACATTGAGTTTGTTGCGGATCGCCTGCTCGTAGCCCTGGGCAATGAGAAGATTTACAAGTCCACGAACCCCTTCGACTTCATGGAGAACATCTCCCTTGGCGGCAAGACCAACTTCTTCGAGAAGCGCGTCGGCGAGTACCAGAAGGCCGGCGTCATGGCCAGCACTTCTAAGAAGAATGAGGACGCCTCCGCCACTGGCGACAGCAAAGTCGAGGGTGGTGACTTTTCTTTCGACGATGACTTCTGA
- a CDS encoding uncharacterized protein (COG:S~EggNog:ENOG503P2CC~TransMembrane:2 (i76-99o129-149i)) produces the protein MTSYLAKIISKRILGESLQNKFGTEDPYFEQVPATRLDGRPTGKLKKRKKALPPGISEHDGKVLTKVKRRAHRLDLALCSFLGVRFGWSSVIALVPAIGDALDAFMALMVLKTCCKVEGGLPHWIKLQMMFNIVFDFAVGLVPFIGDVADAAFKANTRNALLLEGHLREKGKKELRKSGQPLPAVDPSSPEEFDKERRDSPPPAYQPHAPPQHGAARPSEHEAMPSAPEEAHVHGGRGWFGRSKARPQDIETGRGDHDAHSARQGRR, from the exons ATGACTTCCTATCTGGCAAAGATAATAAGCAAGAGGATTCTGGGGGAGTCGCTCCAGAACAAGTTCGGTACCGAG GACCCGTACTTCGAGCAAGTCCCTGCCACGAGGCTCGATGGGCGACCAACTGGCAAActcaagaagcgcaagaaggCCCTGCCGCCTGGCATCTCAGAGCACGACGGAAAAGTCTTGACCAAGGTCAAGAGGCGAGCGCATCGCCTTGACCTAGCCCTCTGCAGCTTCCTGGGGGTGCGATTTGGCTGGAGTAGCGTAATTGCACTGGTCCCTGC AAtcggcgatgcgctggaCGCATTCATGGCCCTCATGGTTCTCAAGACCTGCTGCAAGGTCGAGGGAGGACTTCCCCACTGGATCAAGCTCCAAATGATGTTCAATATTGTCTTCGACTTTGCGGTCGGCCTCGTACCGTTCATCGGCGACGTTGCAGACGCCGCGTTCAAAGCCAACACCCGCaacgccctgctgctcgaaGGCCATCTCCGtgagaagggcaagaaggaaCTGCGGAAGAGCGGCCAGCCTCTTCCTGCCGTCGACCCCAGCAGCCCCGAAGAATTCGACAAAGAGCGGCGggacagcccgccgccggcctaTCAGCCACACGCCCCACCGCAACATGGTGCTGCCAGGCCAAGCGAGCACGAGGCCATGCCTAGTGCTCCAGAGGAGGCCCATGTGCACGGCGGACGTGGTTGGTTTGGCCGCAGCAAAGCGAGACCGCAGGACATCGAGACGGGTAGAGGCGACCACGACGCGCATAGCGCGCGGCAGGGCCGCCGATAG